Part of the Deltaproteobacteria bacterium genome is shown below.
TAAGCAGTACAGCATGTGTATTAACTGTTTGTTATGCTATGCTGCCTGCCCAATCTATGGGCTTGAGCCGAAATTCACCGGCCCAGCTGCCATCGCGCTGGCGCAACGGTATAACCTTGACTCACGCGATCAAGGCCAAGAGCAGCGACACGATGTGATCTTTCGTCACGAAGGCATCTGGGAGTGCACGTTTGTGGGCGAGTGTTCAGAGGTGTGCCCCAAAGATGTCGACCCGGCTGGCGCTATCCAGCAAGCAAAACTCAGCGGAGCCCTCGACCTCGTGACATCGATTCTTTCACCAAGGGGGGCACGATGAGTGAGCCGTATCGCCGGCCAATCAATCCTTCAACCTGGTGGTTGAAAAATCCGAACTATCGGTTCGTTATGTACCGAGAACTCACCTCGGTGTTTATCATCGCGTTTTTGCTTATTTTCTTGTGGTTCTTGTGCAGCCTGGCACGTGGACCAGAAGCCTACAATGCCTTTTTGCAGCGACTCTCATCTCCCTGGTCGTTCTTTTTTCACCTCGCGACCTTGATTGCCGCCTGCTTTCACAGCTGTACGTTTTTCAATTTGACACCCAAGGCAATCGTGGTGCGAAAAGGGGAAGAGAAGATTGCTGACGCGTTTCTCATAGCGCCAAACTATGTAGGGTGGCTGACAGTGTCTGTGGTTATTTTTCTGATTGCGACGTGGAGCTAACGATGGCGACAGCAGCAAGATCTCGGGGTGAAGCATTTTGGTGGGCGCTCTTTTCACAGGGTGGTGTCATTGCCGCCATGCTCGTGCCTATTCACATTATCATCTTAGGATTTGTGATTCCGTGGTGGTGGGGTCCGATGGAGACGTTCTCGTATGAACGAATCCATGCGCTGCTCTCTCATCCAATCGCAAAGCTCTACTT
Proteins encoded:
- a CDS encoding fumarate reductase subunit D; amino-acid sequence: MATAARSRGEAFWWALFSQGGVIAAMLVPIHIIILGFVIPWWWGPMETFSYERIHALLSHPIAKLYLIVLFSVPVFHCMHRIRHTLYDTGWRAYAGPIAFLSYGIALLIMIVAIATIVAI
- a CDS encoding fumarate reductase subunit C, with amino-acid sequence MSEPYRRPINPSTWWLKNPNYRFVMYRELTSVFIIAFLLIFLWFLCSLARGPEAYNAFLQRLSSPWSFFFHLATLIAACFHSCTFFNLTPKAIVVRKGEEKIADAFLIAPNYVGWLTVSVVIFLIATWS